agttttttaaCTTCCTGGTTTTCCTCGAAACACTGCAGACAATTAACTTGTCAAGGCGGGTGGGGATGATTTATGGTGCCTATAAAATTTGCACGTCATATTCCTTGACATGAAATATGGGCTGTTTGTATTGGTATAGCAGTACTTGCTCCAGTGTCTTTTTGTGAGCTATGTCAGGAGCCAAGGATTCAATCATTCAATTCTTTTTTAGCTCTTTCAttcaaggaaaggaagaagatcTACAGCAAGTGCAACGGAAATGTCATGTTGGGGGGGTGGGCTTGGTAACTTTAGCTTTAGttgagaaatgttttcatgaGAAGTTTTTATCTCATTAAGGATTAATAGATGCTTCTGATAAAtgacagaagctgctctgtgatCTGAATTCTCCCAGACTAGTTAGATGATGTCAGTCCATTTTCCATGGGTCTTGCTCACTCCTGAAGGGCAGATGCTTTCATCGACCAGCACAAGCCATCACAGTGCTGCCAGTGATACCAGTAATGGTGGGTGTAAAGCTGAACCCAAACTCTGGGGTGCAGCCCTACCAAAACAGgcttgtgctgctcctgctgctgaaataGGCCAGAAACCCAAGTTCATTCCcttctctgcattttcttgTAGAAAGCAGGGAAGCTGCTCACTGCCTGTCTAGCTGCAGAGTGTGCACATGTGATGTCTGTATAGCTTCAATTTATGTTCAATAGCTCCACTGGAGCCAGAACACCCATCAGGTATGACAAAGCAAGAACAATCTCATCCTCTACTACAGTCAAAACAAAGCCATGACGCTCTTTTCTTGCCCTTTGGTGATAATAGgggaaataatttaaatagaTGCATTTCAAACAGGTACtgttggggtgtgtgtgtgtagtttTTGGTACAGAGCAGCCAATGCTCCCGtatttaagttacagaaataatacaaataattaaaCTATAAAAATCATTCAGAGGGGCCCTGTCCCACCATAGAAAGTGGAagcttttaaatgcagtttaaaCTGAGGTTCATTCTATAAACAGTTCCTGCACATGGGTCAGGTTCCTGGCATGCAAGTGTCTGACTGTCACACTCTGGATGGAGCCCAAGAGCTCGGTGTTAATCTCCAGGGCCCTCCTTGGGGCTGGCAGCACACAGCGCTGTGAACAGCCATCACTTGACATCGATGACCTCTTGTATCAGGTATGTTCCTCAAGAGCTATCAAGGCCAGGAGTGAAAGGGCCCCTGTGCAGTGTTGCCAAGGATCTCATTGCAGGGAGGGGGGGGGCAATTCTTATCTTTGGGACTGTCTGGAAATCATTTCCACAACAAAAATAAGGacaaaataaagacaaagaCAAAGAAGAGGTGATGGCCACAAGGAAGTAAGAGTGGAAAAGGGTCAGGAGCTCCTTGTCCTGTGCCTGGCTGGGGCCAGTTTGTTGCTGCTGCGAATCCGGGCGCTGCAGATGGATGCTGTGCCAAGAGCTCAGCTAGCTGCCTGCTAACCAGGcagttctgttcttcagagctGTTAGTCTGGCACCTTTTCTGCACATTAAATTCACACCACACAGCATTTCAAAATAAGGGAAGCAGATTCGCTCTACGCCTTGTGCCTAGCAGCAGATCTTGCTCTTCCATAAACAAAACTCTCCATGTCTCCTCTTGCTCTGGGATTTAACACTTGGGCTTTGCAGTGTGGTGGGCAGATAGCAAGAGAAATCTCACAGCGCTGTGTCGCATGTGATGCTCTGGGGCACACTGGTGTGTGAGCTCTGAGGAAGGGGTGGGCAGGGATGTTGGTTTATGGAGTGGCAAATGGCATGTACCCGTTGGAGCCATGACCGAAGGTGTCCATGGATCTGGCAGTGGCAGGACCAAGGCTCAGGGTTTTATAGTGTTTGGTAGTAGTTACTTGTATTGTGAATTTGTCTCTTCTCTCTAATGCATTTCCCATGTGGTTCTTTGTGTCCCAAGCCTGTGTGTGATCCTGTTGGTTGTGTAGCATCTAGATTCCCATCCCTGTTTCACTCTCACTCCTGCCAGTGGGGAAGTTTCTTGCCCGTTTTCATGCTTCTTTCCCAAAGTTCTGGTGGCCATTCCTTGCTGTTTGCTCAGGGAATGAAAACTGACGCTGGTTACAGCTCCCCCTCGATGTTTctattcttccttttcctttagaaaGGCCAATTACTTTTATTAACTCTCTCCAAACACTCTATCCTCTCCCTGGCAGACAGATTTTGATATGGCAGAGcaaacctgctgcaggagcagtgccTTTCCCACTGTGAATACCAATGACCAATTTAATGGACGGGTCCCTCATCAGCATTTCTTAATACCTGGAAAAAGAATATGAAGTCATCCACATGCTTCTCAGTCTTGCAGGGACCGTACAAAGTAGTGAGTGATGAAAAAGCCTCACCTTAAAGCAGACAGAGAATAAAGCTCAGGGGGTTTAAGAGCTTTAGGAGACACCAAGCTCTGCTGCCTGAGTTGCTGCCTGAGTTGCTGCCTGTGCGTGTAAGGTCTCACTGCTAcaagctgtgtgttttctctGGCTTGTGAGTAGAGTGAGCCCAGAGAGGCTGTAAAACCTCCGGATCCAGGCCAAACCACGGCACCCGCTGGGAATCTCTCCATTGCACTCACTGGGGTTTGGATGAGGCAGTTCAGCACTGACCCAAGCTGGAGCGTGCATGAGACAAGTGAGACCTTCTGGGGTGTGGTTATCTGAACTATGTGTGTCTTGCTCTTGAGTATCACGAAGGAGGGTGAGCAGCTCCTTGGCTGGGCAGCAGGTTGGTCCATCAGGATAGAAATTACTTCATCCCAGAAGCAGCATTGCAGGAGAGGAATGGTGTGGATGAAAAGGTGTGGATGAAAGACTTCTGTGGGCACAGCACGTGCCATTGGTCTGCATGGGTGATAACCTTAGACCCATGTCCCCAAACCttgcttatctcaacccattgCATGTCCAAGTTGGGGCCGTTTTGATGATGATGGCTGAGTTGGGAATGTTTTGCTTAGATCAATCTGTGTTGTGTATGTTTGGATAGATCCCAACCTGGGTTCAGCTGAGCAGGGGTCACACCaactcctttcttttctgttgtcaCATGTAAAGGATCTCCCTAGAAACTAACCTCTGTTTTCCTGAacaatgaaaatgcaaatgaaggATGTCAGCTCTGTACCCAAAAATAAGATTTCAAAACCATTTAGCATTTCACAGTGACAGCTTGAAGACTCGCACTTGTCTCTCATGATGAGAGACAGGCAGAGGTCCCCAGCTCACACTCAGATCTGAGCACTAGCGACTGATTTATCCCAAACTTAGTAATATATGTGTTATTTGTAGTGCTTTTCAACTTCAAAGAGCTTGAAAACTATTAATGCAAGTGCACAAAAGGCTTCTGTTCTTGCTGCCActctatgggggggggggggggaatggagACGTGTCTAAGTCTGGTGGGGAGTTGCTCGGGCTCAGTGTGTCTGGATGGGGTCTGGCTGATGGCAGGGCCATGGGCAGCCCCTTGTACCAGCACAGAATTGCTCTATAGCTTTTTGAACTGCTTCGGCATGTCATGATTTCAGATCTCTTCAAATTGATCAGTTTTTCTGTTCCAAATTaggtttttcttcagaattgtGGACAGCTGAATGCGGTGGGAAGGATGCTTCAgtccctttctgctttttaaattattggGTGTAAAAACTACATGTAAAACATACACTTTTCCTCCTGGTGCTGGGCGACTGTGATGGTACAAGCGGCTGGGTGAGCACATGGGGTTTAGGGACAGCCATGGCACAGCACCACAGGGGCTCTGCAGCACAACCggtcctgcagcatcccagcagtGGTGCCTCGGGTGTATATTTCTTCAGGCATGCACAAAGAGCCGTGCACTTCTGTAGTGTTTTCATTGCCACTCTCCTGGGTGTTTCAGTCTAAATCCTTCTTTCTTAGTAGCTACCTTGAAGGATTTTACCTGAAATGTAGTTTTAGATATGTATGAGTGAGCAAAGCATGGTAGTCTTAAAAAGCCCATTCAGAAGGAGCAAATGAGAGCTCCATACAGTAAATACCATCCCAAATTACACTGTCATTCTGGACCGAGCAGAATTTGGTGGGCCGAGTGATTCATCCATCAGTCATTTTTCCAGAAAATCATGCTACTGGAAGATTATGctttttattaaaggaaaatatcacTCTTGGTGTTCAGTACTTCCTGGCTTCGCTATCAAAGTTGAAGCAGAACAAAAGCCGTATCTTGCAGGGGTTTTGTGCTTAATTCAAAAGAATGGAACTGCAGGGTGTAAATTGGTAGGAGAAAATTGTATCCCAATGCTAGGCaaagtttttggtttgttttgggtatttttaatcCCATATTTTAACAGTTTAATAGAACAGCATAATGATCTCCAAGTTATTCCAGAGCGGTGAGCTCACTCTTCTtagggaggaagaggagtacAGCATGAACAGGGAAACGGACACCCCACGGAGCTACAATTTCCCACTGTCTATTTCTGACTCAGTGAGGTGTAGAAGGCCAGTATTCCTCATGGATCTACACCAAACATCATCTCCCTAAGGAAGCTGTCTTCTCTATGTCTCACACACAGATTTTCTCCCACCTGCATTAGGACAGGGATCCCCAAATGGTCACAGAGCAATGCCATTCACCCACCACTCACCACGTGCTGAatccttttcctgctctctttaaaaaagggggggggggggaaggaaagaaagcaataaTTACATTGACCATGCCTTGGTTCAGAAATGACCTGGTTACTGGAGCCCGCATGGTACAGCGAGCCCCAGAtatgttaaaaaatacaaatctttTCACAACACTTTCTGTATTTCCCTATGGGCGCAGGGCACATCAGTGCTCCGGTTCCGCATCCATGCAGGTCTCCCAGGGGTTCTGGGGGAACCGAGGCAGCGCGATCAGGAGGAGAGCAATGCCACAGATGAAAAGCAGGACGAAGGAGGCACAGGCGCAGGCGAAGGACCAGGAGTAACTGTACTCGATCCAGAGCGTCTCCTCGCTGTCGATCATCCTCTTCACAGATTGTCTCATGACTTCAACAGAGATGATGATGCAGAGACCTGAAGGAAGACAGGAGCACTGGGGTGAATGACCAGCTGCTGGTTCTGCATCCTTAACCACTTCATCTATTTGCCTACAGGAGCTGCAGTGAGATTCACAGGTGAGGCATTGACTGCAGTGTTTGAAGGAACCAATGCTGTCAACCGCTTAGAGCTCTGCTATCACCCAGGCCATCCAAGTCAGACAGTGACTTGTTGAGTGTGATCTTTAAGGCAGGATTGGATAGTGAAATCAATGGTGGAGGAGTGACTGCATTCCCTAGGAAGCTTTTCCAAAGGTTGAATAAGACTGTTACTGAGGGGACAATTTGCACCTCTGTCTTTCACTCATTCTGACATGTCAGGCTATTACTATCTCATGTGAAACTGCAGTCTTCATGGTTTTGGGAGACAGCTGTGTATTTTGGGCCTGAATAGGCTGTTTCTTTGGCATGAGCCTTAATAAATGAGGTGGAATAGTGAACATCCCTCATTTAGACTGGGGCTGGCACTGAATATGCTAGAAATACCCCTTTTAAAGGTAGCTGGAACAGACACGCTGCTGGGTAATGCTTGTTGAGCAGGATGCTCTCAGAGCTCTTCAGCTGGGGCATCACACAGGGACCTGTAGTCTGACTGTGGCTGGGAAGAAAATGCCAGTTTCAGGGTGTTTTAGAAGTGTCTCCATCCTCCCAGGATCTAAATGTCTCTGTTCTATGAACCGAGTGCAAGTGTGTGAGCACCGAGCCTCCTACCTGCGAAGGTGTAGAACATGGATGCCGGCTTCAGCAGATAGTCCCTCTTCTTCCTGAAGGATAAGAGGACGCAGATTGTGCCGATGATTGCAAAGCCAACGCTGAAGATGGCAATGGCTGCAGCTGAGATGCTGTACTCtgccaaagcaaaacaaacaccaaacgATGCGAAGGGATGCAAACTCTGAGCATGCTCCCATCAGCTGTGGCGACTGCAGGAGGTCTCTTTGagaaatacatacacacagcaAGGTGACTCTGGTGAACTGAGGTTTTTCCCTCAAATGACAGCAGGAGCAAGTATTGGCCATGCATCTGCTGAATATGAAGGGTACAAAaccagagcaggaggagaaatCACTTTATGAACGCTTACTGAAAGAGCAAATGGCACCACAATTGGGCTGAAGAAGCTCTGGGCTGGAGCTGTTttagctctgctgcagagctgttatTGTTGAAGCCTTTCTGGACTCTGTGCTCTCACTTCTTCCATCACCCCACACTCCGCTCTCAGAGTAAATAGGCAGCCTTATGCTATTTTTACTCCGTGCCTGTACAGCAGAGCCCTGACAAGGCCCCCGCGCATGGTGCTGATGTTGTACGATGCAGAAGGACAGCTGTGTCCTCCATGGGGCTCAAAACCTGAGCTGGCAAAGCAGGCAGGAGGCCAGAGGTGAAGTGTTTGCATGGCACCTCTTCTATTTATCTGTATTTGTCCCTTAAGCCAATGATTTCCAGGTCTGTGGAACCCAGCTTCTTCAGAGCATAGGATTAAACCCTCCATAAAGCATCCTGGTTTTTGCTAAGCCAGCTAAGATGTGTGCTGGACACTTCCCCCAGCTGACTTCAGTGCCTGAATGGAGGGGAAGAATTGCTAATTGAATAATTCAGGCCTTCATTTACATCTTGCATTCGTTTTCAGATGAATTTAATATCTAACACACGCAGCCATGCGTGAGCATCACAGGCCTGGTGATATTTGTCTTTCAAGCCATTAAAATACAGATCTCCCAGGCAAAATCATGAAGGTTTTGCCTGTTACTAATTAGCTCCCATCAAAACGTAGCTGTTTCTGCAGGGGGGAACAGCAGATCACTATTTGTTCTCCCTGCTTTTTATACCACTGTTTCAGTGTGATTTCCTTCATGTTTCTCTTTCCTATGTGCTGGAAGTCCCTGAAAACAGTTTGTTTCCATGTGGAATCCTTTGCTGGGCttaagcttttccttttgcttcaaAGAAAAGGAGTTCTTGATTCTTTTCCGGACATGACCAAGAAGGCATTGGGTGTGTTTTCAGACCAGATGGCTGGATCTGGTAATACACAGAGCAAAAGCAGCTAGTGCCCATATATGCTCTTCTATCCACTTAAAATTCCCATTCCTTCCTGTCTTAGGAAAGTGCTTATTTAGGAAACCCATCTGCAGGGTTTTCCACCATTATAATTTCACTGCAAGAAGAGCAGATTGTTTAATAAGTGTCATGCAATCATCTGCTCATGTACTCCACTGTCAAACACGTTGTGTGGCGAACTAGAGAGGAATTTGCCCTTAATGAGAGCacgagaaagagagagaagcgTGTTCGGCAAGTGCTCTAAATATTGGCTTTATCAAGGACTTATTAGAAATGTCAAATCTATCCAACTTTTCCAAACCCACgctctgaaaacactgaattgTGGTTTTGTAGGATTCctgttccttccttccactgatTGCTCTGTTTTTCACGTGGCTTCCATATAAAATCAATCCGATGCATAAAATTCCTGAGGGTCTTCACAGAGTCTCTGTACTTCTTTTCAGGGTCAGGATGCTGTCTGGGGTATGATTTATTCATTTAgatttcattaacattttcttccttcgATGGCGAAGGCTCAGGGACTGTGGATAATGGCTGTGTTCTAACGTCGTTTTGATGCTGAAAAGgctttct
This portion of the Lathamus discolor isolate bLatDis1 chromosome 13, bLatDis1.hap1, whole genome shotgun sequence genome encodes:
- the CACNG1 gene encoding voltage-dependent calcium channel gamma-1 subunit translates to MDESKPLKVRLTFFVILVGISLLFAAVVTDHWAVLSPKVENFNTTCEAAHFGLWRLCTKRIFMHNQDPKEKACGPISLPGEHNCSYFKHFTPGQSSEIFEVTTQKEYSISAAAIAIFSVGFAIIGTICVLLSFRKKRDYLLKPASMFYTFAGLCIIISVEVMRQSVKRMIDSEETLWIEYSYSWSFACACASFVLLFICGIALLLIALPRFPQNPWETCMDAEPEH